One window from the genome of Musa acuminata AAA Group cultivar baxijiao chromosome BXJ1-4, Cavendish_Baxijiao_AAA, whole genome shotgun sequence encodes:
- the LOC103983207 gene encoding uncharacterized membrane protein At1g16860 isoform X1 — protein MSGQRVAHQLSNGMVVSGLPMSPKERSPSFGSRAVPYTGGDVRKSGELGRMFDIPVGETATASTASPRPRSGPHSGPLPRSSPSSRRTSAPPSPIPATGLITSGPARYSSRQQTPAASPAPARRRKEYGAAVTVVDGEGFVFGVSRAWRWVLVAMFVVGVATGAFVWAAVGRPEILVGVAAAAAVVVALAVWSCVMGRMGVERFLRCHPNSSIDPRNLPIGKLVKITGHVTCGSIPLEASYQKISRCIYISTDIHEYRGWSGLPAKPNLMHFSWGLRNSERHIADFYISDSATGMRFLVRAGNGAKVTTFVKPTTILDMNKEKKQLSPDFLSWLMEHNLSSDDRIMRLKEGYIKEGHTASVMGILKKHENLIMIDPPPDMVSTGCRWTRCFLPLFVEGLILIGDERPDEVVYQV, from the exons ATGTCGGGGCAAAGGGTTGCGCACCAATTAAGCAATGGAATGGTTGTCTCTGGGCTGCCGATGTCGCCCAAGGAGCGGTCGCCGTCGTTCGGTTCTCGGGCGGTACCCTACACCGGCGGCGACGTAAGGAAGTCCGGCGAGCTCGGTAGGATGTTCGACATCCCCGTCGGGGAAACCGCCACCGCCTCCACGGCTTCTCCCAGGCCCCGATCCGGCCCCCACTCCGGGCCGCTCCCCCGGTCGTCCCCCTCCTCGAGGAGGACCTCCGCCCCTCCCTCCCCCATCCCGGCCACCGGGCTTATCACATCCGGCCCGGCCCGCTACTCCAGCAGGCAGCAGACGCCGGCGGCGTCCCCCGCGCCcgcgaggaggaggaaggagtacGGGGCGGCAGTGACGGTGGTGGACGGGGAGGGGTTCGTCTTTGGGGTGTCGAGAGCGTGGAGGTGGGTGCTGGTTGCGATGTTTGTAGTGGGAGTGGCGACCGGGGCGTTCGTGTGGGCGGCAGTGGGACGGCCGGAAATACTGGTGGgggtagcggcggcggcggcggtggtggtggcgctGGCGGTGTGGAGCTGCGTGATGGGGAGGATGGGAGTGGAGAGGTTCTTGAGGTGTCATCCCAACTCCTCCATCGACCCAAGAAATCTCCCAATTGGAAAGTTAGTTAAGATAACAGGG CATGTCACATGTGGAAGTATTCCTCTCGAAGCATCTTACCAAAAGATTTCTAGGTGCATTTATATTTCCACTGATATACATGAGTACAGAGGATGGAGTGGACTCCCTGCCAAGCCAAATCTTATGCACTTCTCATGGGGATTGAGGAACTCAGAG AGGCATATAGCAGACTTTTACATATCAGACTCAGCTACTGGGATGAGGTTTCTTGTGAGAGCAGGAAATGGAGCTAAGGTTACTACTTTCGTTAAACCAACAACTATTTTGGATATgaataaagagaagaaacaatTGTCTCCTGATTTTCTGAGTTGGCTGATGGAGCATAATCTTTCGAGTGATGACCGCATAATGCGCCTTAAAGAGGG GTATATCAAAGAGGGCCATACTGCAAGTGTTATGGGCATCCTCAAGAAACACGAAAACCTTATAATGATCGATCCACCCCCAGATATGGTCTCAACGGGATGCCGGTGGACAAGGTGTTTCTTGCCTTTGTTTGTGGAAGGCCTTATCCTAATAGGAGACGAAAGACCTGATGAGGTGGTTTATCAAGTGTAA
- the LOC103983207 gene encoding uncharacterized membrane protein At1g16860 isoform X2: MSGQRVAHQLSNGMVVSGLPMSPKERSPSFGSRAVPYTGGDVRKSGELGRMFDIPVGETATASTASPRPRSGPHSGPLPRSSPSSRRTSAPPSPIPATGLITSGPARYSSRQQTPAASPAPARRRKEYGAAVTVVDGEGFVFGVSRAWRWVLVAMFVVGVATGAFVWAAVGRPEILVGVAAAAAVVVALAVWSCVMGRMGVERFLRCHPNSSIDPRNLPIGKLVKITGRHIADFYISDSATGMRFLVRAGNGAKVTTFVKPTTILDMNKEKKQLSPDFLSWLMEHNLSSDDRIMRLKEGYIKEGHTASVMGILKKHENLIMIDPPPDMVSTGCRWTRCFLPLFVEGLILIGDERPDEVVYQV; this comes from the exons ATGTCGGGGCAAAGGGTTGCGCACCAATTAAGCAATGGAATGGTTGTCTCTGGGCTGCCGATGTCGCCCAAGGAGCGGTCGCCGTCGTTCGGTTCTCGGGCGGTACCCTACACCGGCGGCGACGTAAGGAAGTCCGGCGAGCTCGGTAGGATGTTCGACATCCCCGTCGGGGAAACCGCCACCGCCTCCACGGCTTCTCCCAGGCCCCGATCCGGCCCCCACTCCGGGCCGCTCCCCCGGTCGTCCCCCTCCTCGAGGAGGACCTCCGCCCCTCCCTCCCCCATCCCGGCCACCGGGCTTATCACATCCGGCCCGGCCCGCTACTCCAGCAGGCAGCAGACGCCGGCGGCGTCCCCCGCGCCcgcgaggaggaggaaggagtacGGGGCGGCAGTGACGGTGGTGGACGGGGAGGGGTTCGTCTTTGGGGTGTCGAGAGCGTGGAGGTGGGTGCTGGTTGCGATGTTTGTAGTGGGAGTGGCGACCGGGGCGTTCGTGTGGGCGGCAGTGGGACGGCCGGAAATACTGGTGGgggtagcggcggcggcggcggtggtggtggcgctGGCGGTGTGGAGCTGCGTGATGGGGAGGATGGGAGTGGAGAGGTTCTTGAGGTGTCATCCCAACTCCTCCATCGACCCAAGAAATCTCCCAATTGGAAAGTTAGTTAAGATAACAGGG AGGCATATAGCAGACTTTTACATATCAGACTCAGCTACTGGGATGAGGTTTCTTGTGAGAGCAGGAAATGGAGCTAAGGTTACTACTTTCGTTAAACCAACAACTATTTTGGATATgaataaagagaagaaacaatTGTCTCCTGATTTTCTGAGTTGGCTGATGGAGCATAATCTTTCGAGTGATGACCGCATAATGCGCCTTAAAGAGGG GTATATCAAAGAGGGCCATACTGCAAGTGTTATGGGCATCCTCAAGAAACACGAAAACCTTATAATGATCGATCCACCCCCAGATATGGTCTCAACGGGATGCCGGTGGACAAGGTGTTTCTTGCCTTTGTTTGTGGAAGGCCTTATCCTAATAGGAGACGAAAGACCTGATGAGGTGGTTTATCAAGTGTAA